From the Heliangelus exortis chromosome 14, bHelExo1.hap1, whole genome shotgun sequence genome, one window contains:
- the ZIC3 gene encoding zinc finger protein ZIC 3 — MTMLLDGGPQFPALGVGGFAAPRHHEMPGRDAAAAAGMGLGPFGDSSHAAFKLNAAPHDLAAGQSSAFTPQAPGYASALGHHHHHHHHAGQVPSYGGAAAFNSTRDFLFRNRGSGIADAASGTAQHGLFGGSPGGLHGPGGIPDTPGYLLFPGLHEQSPSHTSPNGHVDNGQMHLGLRGDLFGRPDPYRAVSSPRTDPYAGAQFHNYNHMNMNMGMNVAAHHHHHHHHGPGAFFRYMRQPIKQELSCKWLDESQLSRPKKSCDRTFSTMHELVTHVTMEHVGGPEQNNHICYWDECPREGKSFKAKYKLVNHIRVHTGEKPFPCPFPGCGKIFARSENLKIHKRTHTGEKPFKCEFEGCDRRFANSSDRKKHMHVHTSDKPYICKVCDKSYTHPSSLRKHMKVHESQGSDSSPAASSGYESSTPPAVGSAGSKDSTKTPPAALQSNPGHNPGLPPNFNEWYV; from the exons ATGACGATGCTGCTGGACGGAGGGCCGCAGTTCCCGGCGCTGGGAGTGGGCGGCTTCGCGGCGCCCCGCCACCACGAGATGCCGGGCCGCGacgctgccgccgctgccggCATGGGACTGGGCCCCTTCGGGGACTCCTCGCATGCCGCTTTCAAGCTGAACGCTGCCCCGCACGACCTCGCCGCCGGGCAGAGCTCGGCGTTCACGCCGCAGGCGCCGGGCTACGCTAGCGCGCTgggccaccaccaccatcaccaccatcacgCCGGCCAGGTGCCCTCCTACGGCGGGGCCGCCGCCTTCAACTCCACTCGCGACTTTCTCTTCCGCAACCGCGGCTCCGGTATCGCGGACGCCGCCTCCGGCACGGCGCAACACGGGCTTTTCGGCGGCTCCCCCGGCGGCCTGCACGGCCCCGGCGGCATCCCGGACACCCCGGGCTACCTGCTCTTCCCGGGGCTCCACGAGCAGAGCCCGAGCCACACATCCCCCAACGGGCATGTGGACAACGGGCAGATGCATCTGGGGCTACGCGGGGACCTCTTCGGGCGACCGGATCCCTACCGGGCCGTCTCCAGCCCCCGCACGGACCCTTACGCCGGCGCCCAGTTCCACAATTACAACCACATGAACATGAATATGGGCATGAACGTGGCggcccaccaccaccaccatcaccaccacgGCCCCGGGGCTTTCTTTCGGTACATGCGCCAGCCCATCAAGCAAGAATTGTCCTGCAAGTGGCTCGACGAGAGCCAACTCAGCCGGCCCAAGAAGAGCTGCGACAGGACTTTCAGCACCATGCACGAGCTGGTGACCCATGTCACCATGGAGCACGTCGGGGGGCCGGAGCAGAACAACCACATCTGCTACTGGGACGAGTGCCCGCGGGAAGGCAAGTCCTTCAAGGCGAAATACAAACTGGTGAACCACATTCGGGTGCACACGGGGGAGAAGCCATTCCCCTGCCCCTTCCCGGGCTGCGGCAAGATCTTTGCCCGCTCCGAGAACCTCAAGATTCACAAGCGGACGCACACAG GTGAGAAGCCCTTCAAGTGCGAGTTTGAGGGCTGCGACAGGCGCTTCGCCAACAGCAGCGACAGGAAGAAACACATGCACGTCCACACCTCGGACAAGCCCTACATCTGCAAGGTGTGCGACAAATCCTACACCCACCCCAGCTCACTTAGGAAACACATGAAG GTGCACGAATCCCAGGGGTCGGACTCTTCCCCTGCAGCCAGTTCGGGGTACGAGTCCTCCACACCCCCTGCAGTGGGCTCCGCCGGCAGTAAGGACTCCACTAAAACGCCGCCGGCTGCCCTTCAGAGTAACCCTGGCCACAACCCTGGACTGCCCCCCAATTTTAATGAGTGGTATGTGtga